A single window of Leclercia adecarboxylata DNA harbors:
- the cheA gene encoding chemotaxis protein CheA, which produces MSMDISDFYQTFFDEADELLADMEQHLLDLVPEAPDSEQLNAIFRAAHSIKGGAGTFGFTILQETTHLMENLLDEARRGEMQLNTDIINLFLETKDIMQEQLDAYKSSQEPDAASFEYICHALRQLALEAKGETAAVAVSPAKLSVVDAAPAAAPAADDRVRVVLSGLKESEVNLLEEELSNLATLSNVVKGKDTLAATLDGGISKDDVVAVLCFVIEPEQIDFEAVADAPAAGSAEVAEVVEAAPAVPAVAPAAPALKAVPGEPAAPNRGEREKPAARSSESTSIRVAVEKVDQLINLVGELVITQSMLAQRSNELDPVNHGDLITSMGQLQRNARDLQESVMSIRMMPMEYVFSRFPRLVRDLAGKLNKQIELTLMGSSTELDKSLIERIIDPLTHLVRNSLDHGIELPENRVAAGKSPVGNLILSAEHQGGNICIEVTDDGAGLNRERILAKAISQGMAVNENMTDEEVGMLIFAPGFSTAEQVTDVSGRGVGMDVVKRNIQEMGGHVEIKSKQGSGTTIRILLPLTLAILDGMSVKVADEVFILPLNAVMESLQPREEDLHPLAGGERVLEVRGEYLPLVELWKVFDVDGAKTEATQGIVVILQSAGRRYALLVDQLIGQHQVVVKNLESNYRKVPGISAATILGDGSVALIVDVSALQGLNREQRMAHTAA; this is translated from the coding sequence GTGAGCATGGATATTAGCGATTTTTACCAGACGTTTTTTGATGAAGCCGACGAACTGTTGGCGGATATGGAGCAACATCTGCTGGACCTGGTGCCCGAGGCACCGGATTCAGAGCAGCTCAACGCCATATTTCGTGCAGCCCACTCCATAAAAGGAGGCGCCGGTACGTTTGGCTTTACCATTCTGCAGGAGACGACCCATCTGATGGAGAACCTGCTGGATGAGGCCAGACGCGGTGAGATGCAGCTCAATACCGACATTATTAACCTGTTTTTGGAAACGAAAGATATTATGCAGGAACAGCTCGATGCCTATAAAAGCTCACAAGAGCCGGACGCTGCCAGCTTTGAATATATCTGCCACGCCCTGCGTCAGTTAGCGCTGGAAGCCAAAGGCGAGACGGCAGCCGTTGCCGTCAGCCCGGCGAAACTGAGCGTCGTGGACGCCGCCCCGGCGGCGGCACCCGCCGCAGATGACCGCGTGCGCGTGGTGCTCTCCGGCCTGAAAGAGAGCGAAGTGAATCTGCTGGAAGAGGAGCTGAGCAATCTGGCGACGCTGAGCAACGTGGTGAAGGGCAAGGACACCCTGGCCGCCACTCTCGATGGCGGCATCAGCAAAGATGACGTGGTCGCGGTGCTCTGTTTTGTGATTGAGCCTGAACAGATCGACTTTGAAGCGGTAGCGGATGCACCGGCTGCCGGATCGGCTGAAGTGGCTGAGGTTGTTGAAGCTGCACCGGCGGTACCGGCTGTCGCACCTGCTGCGCCGGCGCTGAAAGCCGTCCCGGGCGAACCTGCCGCGCCAAACCGTGGCGAACGTGAGAAGCCGGCTGCCCGCTCCAGCGAATCGACCAGTATCCGCGTGGCCGTTGAGAAGGTGGATCAGCTGATCAACCTGGTCGGCGAACTGGTGATCACCCAGTCGATGCTGGCCCAACGTTCTAACGAACTGGACCCGGTGAACCACGGCGATCTGATCACCAGCATGGGCCAGCTGCAGCGCAACGCCCGCGATCTGCAGGAATCGGTGATGTCCATCCGTATGATGCCGATGGAGTACGTCTTCAGCCGCTTCCCGCGTCTTGTCCGTGACCTGGCCGGTAAGCTGAATAAGCAAATCGAACTGACGCTGATGGGCAGCTCCACCGAGCTGGATAAGAGCCTGATTGAGCGCATTATCGACCCGTTAACGCACCTGGTGCGTAACAGCCTCGACCACGGGATCGAGCTGCCGGAAAACCGCGTTGCCGCAGGGAAATCCCCGGTCGGGAACCTGATCCTGTCGGCGGAACATCAGGGCGGGAACATCTGTATCGAAGTGACCGACGATGGCGCAGGCCTGAATCGCGAGCGTATCCTGGCGAAGGCGATCTCGCAGGGGATGGCGGTCAACGAAAATATGACCGACGAAGAAGTAGGTATGCTGATCTTCGCCCCAGGCTTCTCCACCGCCGAGCAGGTGACGGACGTCTCCGGCCGTGGCGTGGGCATGGACGTGGTGAAACGTAACATCCAGGAGATGGGCGGCCACGTTGAGATCAAGTCTAAGCAGGGCTCAGGTACCACCATCCGTATCCTGCTGCCGCTGACGCTGGCGATCCTTGACGGCATGTCGGTCAAAGTGGCGGACGAAGTCTTTATCCTGCCGCTGAACGCGGTGATGGAATCGCTGCAGCCGCGTGAAGAAGATCTGCATCCGCTGGCGGGCGGGGAGCGCGTACTGGAAGTGCGTGGTGAATACCTGCCGCTGGTGGAGCTGTGGAAAGTGTTCGACGTGGACGGTGCCAAAACCGAAGCCACGCAAGGGATCGTGGTGATCCTGCAAAGCGCGGGCCGCCGCTATGCTTTGCTGGTCGATCAGCTGATTGGTCAGCATCAGGTGGTGGTGAAGAACCTCGAGAGCAACTACCGCAAGGTGCCAGGCATTTCAGCCGCCACCATCCTGGGTGATGGTAGCGTGGCGCTGATCGTCGATGTTTCGGCGCTTCAGGGATTAAATCGTGAACAACGTATGGCGCACACAGCCGCCTGA
- a CDS encoding dicarboxylate/amino acid:cation symporter, translated as MASANRLTIFIVVFMLAGILSGAVIHEYASADAIAAWSDNITLLTDIFLRLIKMVIAPLVFSTLTVGIMRLGETATIGRVGGKAMVWFISSSVLSILVGLFIVTLLHPGSGLNLAIPAGTVDTGLATSGMSLKGFLSHTIPTSIAGAMANNEILQIVVFSMFFGIGGASLGEKFNAPLVAALDVVSHIMLKVTGYVMYVAPLAIFAAISSVIATQGLGILLNYASFIGGYYLAIVLTCLVLVAVGYMVLKNEIFRLVSMLKDPVLVAFTTSSSEAAYPKTLEQLTRFGCSRNIVSFVLPIGYSFNLVGSMVYCSFASMFIAQAYNIQLTFSEITVLMLTLMLASKGIAGVPRSALVVLAATIPSFHIPVAGILLLMGIDHFLDMGRSAINVLGNGVATAMLAQNEGLLEDEPVLVAQDA; from the coding sequence GTGGCAAGTGCAAACCGACTCACGATCTTTATCGTGGTCTTTATGCTGGCGGGCATTCTGTCCGGGGCAGTCATTCATGAGTATGCGTCAGCTGACGCGATCGCAGCCTGGTCAGACAACATCACTTTACTGACCGATATCTTTTTACGCCTGATCAAAATGGTGATCGCACCGCTGGTGTTCAGCACCCTGACGGTGGGAATTATGCGCCTGGGCGAGACCGCCACCATTGGCCGCGTGGGCGGTAAAGCGATGGTCTGGTTTATCAGCTCCTCAGTACTCTCCATTCTGGTCGGATTGTTTATCGTTACCCTGTTACACCCGGGCAGCGGCCTGAATCTGGCCATCCCGGCCGGCACGGTGGATACGGGGCTGGCGACCAGCGGCATGTCGCTGAAAGGTTTCCTTTCCCATACCATCCCCACCAGCATTGCCGGGGCGATGGCCAATAACGAGATCCTGCAGATTGTGGTGTTCTCGATGTTCTTCGGCATTGGCGGCGCGTCGCTGGGGGAGAAATTTAATGCCCCGCTGGTGGCCGCGCTGGACGTGGTTTCCCACATTATGCTGAAAGTGACTGGCTACGTGATGTACGTTGCGCCGCTGGCGATCTTCGCCGCTATCTCCTCGGTGATCGCCACCCAGGGGCTGGGGATCCTGCTTAACTACGCCTCGTTTATTGGCGGCTACTATCTGGCAATCGTCCTGACCTGCCTGGTGCTGGTGGCGGTAGGCTATATGGTGCTGAAAAACGAGATCTTCCGCCTGGTGAGCATGCTGAAAGATCCGGTGCTGGTGGCCTTTACCACCAGCAGCTCCGAAGCCGCCTACCCGAAAACCCTGGAGCAGCTGACCCGCTTTGGCTGCTCGCGCAATATCGTCTCGTTCGTACTGCCGATTGGGTATTCGTTTAACCTGGTGGGCTCGATGGTCTACTGTTCGTTTGCCTCGATGTTTATCGCCCAGGCGTACAATATTCAGCTGACGTTTTCGGAAATCACGGTGCTGATGTTGACCCTGATGCTGGCTTCAAAAGGGATTGCCGGGGTGCCGCGCTCGGCGCTGGTGGTGCTGGCTGCCACTATCCCGAGTTTCCATATTCCGGTGGCGGGGATTTTGCTGCTGATGGGGATCGATCACTTCCTGGATATGGGGCGGTCCGCGATTAACGTGCTGGGGAACGGCGTGGCGACGGCGATGCTGGCGCAGAATGAAGGGTTGCTGGAGGATGAGCCGGTGTTAGTTGCGCAGGACGCGTAA
- a CDS encoding molecular chaperone translates to MKAFSGYRTLCLLMALGATLNTAHGAATILLWPIDPWLSADTKATELWVQNQGTSATTMQVRIVRWRQENGLERYTAQQEVVASPPIVTIAKGSKQLIRLIKQSEVPMGVEQAYRIIVDEIPQPQDKETPQMGLKLQMRYSIPLFVYGQGIATIKDGAHHALVETRDLNWRVVRENGQPALQVRNQGDVHVRLSQVTLQQGGQSRTLADGLLGYVLPGSARSWPLPSGMDHPGQMRAQINARDTQWQSAPVN, encoded by the coding sequence ATGAAGGCATTTTCGGGATATCGCACGCTCTGTCTGCTGATGGCGCTGGGCGCGACGCTCAATACCGCCCACGGGGCGGCCACCATTCTGCTGTGGCCCATCGACCCGTGGCTGTCGGCGGATACCAAAGCCACGGAGCTGTGGGTGCAGAACCAGGGCACCAGCGCCACCACCATGCAGGTGCGGATTGTGCGCTGGCGGCAGGAAAACGGTCTCGAACGCTACACCGCCCAGCAGGAGGTGGTGGCCAGCCCGCCGATTGTCACTATCGCTAAGGGCAGCAAGCAGTTAATCCGCCTGATTAAACAGAGCGAGGTGCCGATGGGGGTGGAGCAAGCCTACCGCATCATCGTGGATGAGATCCCCCAGCCGCAGGATAAGGAGACCCCGCAGATGGGGTTGAAGCTGCAGATGCGTTACTCCATTCCGCTGTTTGTCTACGGGCAGGGAATTGCCACCATTAAGGACGGCGCGCACCATGCGCTGGTCGAGACGCGGGATCTCAACTGGCGGGTGGTCCGCGAGAATGGCCAGCCGGCCTTGCAGGTCCGTAATCAGGGCGATGTGCATGTCCGACTCAGTCAGGTGACGCTGCAACAGGGGGGGCAGAGTCGCACTCTGGCAGATGGCCTGCTGGGTTACGTGCTGCCGGGCAGCGCCCGCAGCTGGCCGCTACCGTCAGGGATGGACCACCCGGGCCAGATGCGTGCGCAAATTAATGCCCGGGACACGCAATGGCAGTCGGCCCCCGTCAACTGA
- the otsA gene encoding alpha,alpha-trehalose-phosphate synthase — MGRLIVVSNRIAPPDDKKASAGGLAVGVLGALKSTGGLWFGWSGEIGNEEKPLKKVTRGNITWASFNLSEQNYDEYYSQFSNAVLWPAFHYRLDLVKFKREAWEGYSRVNSLLADKLQPLVQQDDTVWVHDYHLLPFASELRKRGVNNRIGFFLHIPFPTPEIFNALPPSDELLEDLCDYDLLGFQTENDRLAFLDSVASKTRLTAHDDDSHSAWGKRFRTEVYPIGIEPDEIVEQASGPLPPKLAQLKEELKNVKNIFSVERLDYSKGLPERFQAYETLLEKYPEHHGKIRYTQIAPTSRGEVQAYQDIRHQLENEAGRINGRYGQLGWTPLFYLNQHFERKILMKVFRYADVGLVTPLRDGMNLVAKEYVAAQDPTDPGVLVLSQFAGAANELTSALIVNPYDRDDVANALHRALNMPLTERISRHAEMMKVIRENDIDRWQARFIDDLNQITPRSVESNLQKKVATFPKLA; from the coding sequence ATGGGTCGCTTGATCGTAGTTTCTAATCGCATCGCTCCCCCGGACGACAAAAAAGCCAGCGCAGGTGGCCTGGCGGTAGGGGTGCTGGGGGCGTTAAAAAGTACGGGGGGGCTCTGGTTTGGCTGGAGTGGAGAGATTGGTAATGAGGAAAAACCGCTAAAAAAGGTGACACGCGGGAACATCACCTGGGCCTCGTTTAATCTCAGTGAACAGAATTACGATGAGTATTACAGCCAGTTCTCCAACGCCGTACTGTGGCCGGCCTTTCACTATCGCCTGGACCTGGTGAAGTTTAAGCGCGAGGCCTGGGAAGGATACTCGCGGGTGAATAGCCTGCTGGCCGATAAGTTACAGCCGTTAGTCCAGCAGGACGACACTGTGTGGGTGCATGATTACCATCTGCTGCCGTTTGCCAGCGAGCTGCGTAAGCGCGGCGTCAACAACCGCATCGGCTTCTTCCTGCATATTCCTTTCCCGACGCCGGAGATCTTCAACGCGCTACCGCCCAGCGACGAACTGCTGGAAGATCTTTGTGATTACGATCTGCTGGGCTTCCAGACCGAAAACGACCGCCTGGCCTTCCTCGACAGCGTGGCCAGCAAAACGCGGCTGACGGCCCATGACGATGATTCGCACTCTGCCTGGGGCAAGCGCTTCCGCACCGAGGTCTATCCTATCGGCATTGAGCCGGACGAGATTGTTGAGCAAGCCTCCGGGCCGCTGCCGCCTAAGCTTGCGCAGCTTAAAGAAGAGCTCAAGAACGTTAAAAACATCTTTTCCGTTGAGCGTCTGGATTATTCAAAAGGGCTGCCGGAACGTTTCCAGGCCTATGAGACCCTGCTGGAGAAATATCCCGAGCACCACGGTAAGATCCGCTATACCCAAATCGCGCCGACCTCGCGTGGCGAGGTCCAGGCCTATCAGGACATTCGACACCAGCTTGAAAACGAAGCCGGGCGCATCAATGGCCGCTACGGCCAGCTGGGCTGGACTCCGCTGTTCTACCTCAACCAGCATTTTGAACGCAAAATCCTGATGAAAGTGTTCCGCTATGCTGATGTGGGGCTGGTGACGCCGCTGCGTGACGGTATGAACCTGGTGGCGAAGGAGTACGTTGCCGCGCAGGATCCGACCGACCCCGGGGTTCTGGTGCTGTCGCAGTTTGCCGGTGCCGCCAATGAGCTCACCTCAGCGCTGATCGTCAATCCTTACGATCGGGATGATGTGGCCAACGCCCTGCACCGGGCGCTGAATATGCCGCTCACGGAGCGTATCTCACGCCATGCGGAAATGATGAAAGTCATTCGCGAGAATGATATTGACCGCTGGCAGGCGCGTTTTATTGACGACCTGAATCAGATCACGCCCCGCAGCGTGGAGAGCAACCTGCAAAAAAAGGTCGCAACCTTCCCTAAACTTGCCTGA
- a CDS encoding spore coat U domain-containing protein, which produces MSVDKQTLRHTGEGRLRAFFVLSMLLLAAGNGHAVTTQSFQVSATITPGCSVAAGSGGLLGTLDFGTRNGVERGAVNTSFVPNGALSIACTPGVALSMSIDGGQHYTSVRNMQRAGGTNQVPYRLYSSSSLAANSEIGVNQAVSVAYTNSNNIALPLFGVALLTGFSPAGNYSDQLTVTLSW; this is translated from the coding sequence ATGAGCGTGGATAAACAAACGCTCCGACATACGGGAGAGGGCAGGCTGCGCGCTTTTTTTGTCCTGAGCATGCTGCTGCTTGCGGCGGGAAACGGCCATGCGGTGACGACGCAATCCTTTCAGGTGAGCGCCACCATCACCCCCGGCTGTTCGGTCGCCGCAGGCAGCGGTGGTCTTCTGGGTACCCTGGACTTTGGCACCCGTAACGGGGTGGAGCGGGGAGCGGTGAATACCAGCTTTGTGCCGAACGGCGCGCTGTCCATCGCCTGCACGCCCGGCGTGGCGCTGAGCATGAGTATCGACGGCGGTCAGCACTACACCTCGGTGCGCAATATGCAGCGGGCCGGCGGGACAAATCAGGTGCCGTACCGCCTGTACAGCAGCAGTTCCCTGGCGGCCAACAGTGAGATCGGGGTTAACCAGGCGGTGTCTGTGGCTTACACCAACAGCAACAATATTGCGCTACCGCTTTTTGGTGTGGCGCTTCTGACCGGGTTCAGCCCGGCCGGAAATTATTCCGATCAACTCACCGTGACCCTGTCGTGGTGA
- the motB gene encoding flagellar motor protein MotB: MKNQSHPIVIVKKRKHKGHGGGSHGSWKIAYADFMTAMMAFFLVMWLISISSPKELIQIAEYFRTPLATAVSTGPRISNSESPIPGGGDDYTQQQGEVKREPNVDELKRRMEQARLKKLRGDLDQLIEADPKLRALRPHLKIDLVQEGLRIQIIDSQNRPMFKTGSAEVEPYMRDILRGIAPVLNGIPNRISLSGHTDDFPYAGGEKGYSNWELSADRANASRRELVIGGLDDGKVLRVVGMAATMRMTDRGPEDAINRRISLLVLNKQAEQAILHENAESQNESLDDLKQPGPVPSAAVPTSPPANPR, from the coding sequence ATGAAAAACCAGTCCCATCCCATCGTCATAGTCAAAAAGCGCAAGCATAAAGGGCATGGGGGAGGCTCCCATGGCTCCTGGAAGATCGCCTATGCGGACTTTATGACCGCGATGATGGCGTTCTTTCTGGTGATGTGGCTGATCTCTATCTCCAGCCCGAAAGAGCTGATTCAGATAGCAGAATATTTCCGCACTCCGCTGGCGACGGCGGTGTCGACGGGTCCGCGTATCTCCAACAGTGAAAGCCCGATCCCGGGCGGCGGCGATGATTACACCCAGCAGCAGGGTGAAGTGAAACGCGAGCCCAACGTTGACGAACTGAAAAGACGTATGGAACAGGCGCGCCTGAAGAAACTGCGCGGCGATCTGGATCAGCTGATCGAAGCGGATCCAAAGCTGCGCGCCCTGCGTCCGCACCTGAAGATTGACCTCGTTCAGGAGGGGCTGCGCATTCAGATTATCGACAGCCAGAACCGACCAATGTTTAAAACCGGCAGCGCCGAAGTAGAACCCTATATGCGCGACATCCTGCGCGGGATTGCCCCGGTGTTGAACGGCATCCCAAACCGAATCAGTCTTTCCGGTCACACCGATGACTTCCCTTACGCCGGTGGCGAAAAAGGGTACAGCAACTGGGAGCTCTCTGCGGATCGTGCTAACGCATCCCGTCGTGAGCTGGTGATCGGCGGGCTGGACGATGGCAAGGTGCTGCGGGTCGTCGGCATGGCCGCAACTATGCGCATGACTGACCGCGGGCCGGAAGATGCCATCAACCGTCGTATTAGTCTCTTAGTGCTCAACAAGCAGGCGGAGCAGGCCATCCTGCATGAAAACGCCGAAAGTCAGAATGAGTCACTGGATGATTTAAAACAGCCAGGCCCTGTGCCGTCGGCTGCCGTTCCAACATCGCCACCAGCCAATCCGAGGTGA
- the flhC gene encoding flagellar transcriptional regulator FlhC translates to MSEKSIVQEARDIQLAMELITLGARLQMLESETQLSRGRLIKLYKELRGSPPPKGMLPFSTDWFMTWEQNIHASMFCNAWQYLLKTGLCSGVDAVIKAYKLYLEQCPQPEEGPLLALTRAWTLVRFVESGLLELSRCNCCSGNFITHAHQPAGSFACSLCQPPSRAVKRRKLSRDVADSNPQLLDEQIEQAV, encoded by the coding sequence ATGAGTGAGAAGAGCATTGTTCAGGAAGCGCGTGACATTCAATTGGCGATGGAACTGATTACGCTTGGTGCTCGTTTACAGATGCTTGAAAGCGAGACACAGCTGAGCCGTGGTCGTCTTATCAAACTCTATAAAGAATTACGTGGTAGCCCGCCGCCAAAAGGCATGCTGCCGTTTTCCACCGACTGGTTTATGACGTGGGAGCAGAATATTCATGCTTCCATGTTCTGTAATGCCTGGCAGTACCTGCTCAAGACCGGCTTATGCAGCGGCGTTGATGCGGTGATTAAAGCGTACAAACTTTACCTCGAGCAGTGCCCGCAGCCTGAAGAAGGCCCTTTGCTGGCACTGACCCGCGCATGGACGCTGGTGCGTTTTGTTGAAAGCGGATTGCTTGAGTTATCGCGCTGCAACTGCTGCAGCGGTAACTTTATCACCCACGCACATCAGCCCGCTGGCAGCTTTGCCTGCAGTTTGTGCCAACCACCGTCTCGCGCGGTAAAAAGACGTAAACTTTCCCGGGATGTTGCCGATAGTAATCCACAACTGCTGGATGAACAGATCGAACAGGCTGTTTAA
- the cheW gene encoding chemotaxis protein CheW, which produces MTGMSNVTKLAGEPSGQEFLVFTLGDEEYGIDILKVQEIRGYDQVTRIANTPDFIKGVTNLRGVIVPIVDLRVKFSQGDVEYDDNTVVIVLNLGQRVVGIVVDGVSDVLSLTAEQIRPAPEFAVTLSTEYLTGLGALGDRMLILVNIEKLLNSDEMALLDVAASHVA; this is translated from the coding sequence ATGACCGGTATGAGTAATGTAACCAAGCTGGCCGGCGAGCCATCAGGGCAGGAATTCCTGGTTTTCACTTTAGGTGACGAAGAATACGGTATCGATATTCTTAAAGTGCAGGAAATCCGTGGCTATGATCAGGTGACCCGCATCGCCAACACGCCAGATTTCATCAAAGGCGTGACTAACCTGCGTGGCGTTATCGTGCCTATCGTCGACCTGCGCGTGAAGTTCAGCCAGGGCGACGTCGAGTATGATGACAACACCGTGGTGATCGTGCTCAATCTGGGCCAGCGTGTGGTCGGGATCGTGGTTGACGGGGTGTCTGACGTGCTCTCCCTGACTGCCGAGCAGATCCGCCCGGCACCGGAATTTGCCGTCACGCTCTCCACCGAATACCTGACCGGTCTGGGCGCGCTCGGTGACCGGATGCTGATTCTGGTGAATATCGAGAAGCTGCTGAACAGCGACGAGATGGCATTGCTGGACGTGGCGGCGAGTCATGTAGCCTAA
- the motA gene encoding flagellar motor stator protein MotA, whose protein sequence is MLIVLGYLVVLGTVFGGYMMTGGHLGALYQPAELIIIGGAGVGAFIVGNNGKAIKGTLKALPLLFRRSKYTKSMYMDLLALLYRLMAKSRQQGMFSLERDIENPKESEIFASYPRILADSMMLEFIVDYLRLIISGNMNTFEIEALMDEEIETHENEAEVPANSLAMVGDSLPAFGIVAAVMGVVHALASADRPAAELGALIAHAMVGTFLGILLAYGFISPLATVLRQKSAETTKMMQCVKITLLSNLNGYAPPIAVEFGRKTLYSSERPSFVELEEHVRAVKNPNQQTSNEDA, encoded by the coding sequence GTGCTTATCGTATTAGGTTACCTGGTAGTTCTCGGTACAGTTTTCGGCGGTTATATGATGACCGGCGGGCACCTTGGGGCACTCTATCAACCGGCCGAACTGATCATAATCGGTGGTGCAGGGGTGGGTGCATTTATCGTTGGCAACAACGGCAAGGCGATCAAGGGAACGTTAAAAGCGTTGCCGTTACTGTTCCGTCGTTCGAAATACACCAAAAGTATGTATATGGACCTGCTGGCGCTTCTCTATCGCCTGATGGCCAAGTCGCGTCAACAGGGGATGTTCTCTCTGGAACGTGATATTGAGAATCCGAAAGAGAGCGAGATCTTCGCCAGCTATCCGCGGATCCTCGCGGACTCGATGATGCTCGAGTTTATCGTCGACTATCTGCGCCTGATCATCAGCGGCAACATGAACACCTTCGAAATCGAAGCGTTGATGGACGAAGAGATCGAAACCCACGAAAACGAAGCGGAAGTGCCGGCCAACAGCCTGGCGATGGTGGGCGATTCTCTGCCAGCGTTCGGTATCGTAGCAGCGGTAATGGGGGTGGTTCACGCCCTGGCCTCTGCGGATCGCCCGGCGGCAGAGCTGGGGGCGCTGATCGCCCACGCCATGGTGGGGACCTTCCTCGGCATCCTGCTGGCGTACGGTTTTATCTCCCCGCTGGCGACCGTATTACGCCAGAAGAGCGCTGAAACCACCAAAATGATGCAGTGCGTCAAAATCACGCTGCTCTCCAACCTCAACGGTTATGCGCCGCCGATCGCGGTAGAGTTTGGCCGTAAAACCCTGTACTCCAGCGAGCGTCCATCGTTTGTCGAACTCGAAGAGCACGTGCGCGCGGTGAAGAATCCAAACCAGCAGACGAGCAATGAGGACGCATGA
- the flhD gene encoding flagellar transcriptional regulator FlhD, whose amino-acid sequence MNTSELLKHIYDINLSYLLLAQRLISQDKASAMFRLGIHEEMATTLGGLTLPQMVKLAETNQLVCQFRFDNHQTVTQLTQESRVDDLQQVHTGILLSTRLLNEISQPDDAARKKRA is encoded by the coding sequence ATGAACACATCCGAATTGCTAAAACACATCTATGACATCAACCTGTCATATTTATTGCTTGCACAACGTTTGATTAGCCAGGACAAAGCCTCGGCGATGTTCCGTCTGGGTATTCATGAAGAGATGGCGACAACACTTGGCGGTTTAACGCTGCCACAGATGGTTAAACTGGCCGAAACTAATCAGTTAGTTTGTCAGTTCCGTTTCGATAATCACCAGACGGTGACGCAGCTGACTCAGGAGTCCCGCGTGGACGATCTGCAGCAGGTTCACACCGGTATTTTGCTTTCTACCCGTTTGCTTAACGAAATCAGCCAGCCTGATGACGCAGCCCGTAAGAAAAGGGCATAA
- a CDS encoding SCPU domain-containing protein encodes MLFTGGLMAMAASNSQAVTSSGTIGATLTLTNGCLINGSPTQDGINFGTLDFGTHPATFSTLTTQLTGASGGNTFTIQCTTASYTVAITGNTNSTTPGTVVGTPGTPARYLVNTANTSQGVAYSLFSDGGFNNIIANNAPLPVTSTAGGVDSYTLYGRITGGGNSVTVVPGTYTDTINVSVTY; translated from the coding sequence ATGCTGTTTACCGGTGGACTTATGGCGATGGCCGCCAGCAATAGCCAGGCTGTCACCAGCAGCGGCACTATTGGCGCGACCCTGACGTTGACCAACGGGTGTCTGATTAACGGTTCGCCTACGCAGGACGGCATTAACTTCGGTACTCTCGATTTCGGTACCCATCCGGCGACCTTTTCCACGCTGACCACCCAGTTGACCGGGGCCAGCGGCGGCAACACCTTCACCATTCAATGTACCACCGCCAGCTACACGGTGGCGATCACCGGTAACACCAATTCCACGACCCCCGGCACCGTAGTCGGCACCCCGGGAACCCCTGCACGCTATCTGGTCAATACCGCCAACACCAGCCAGGGCGTGGCTTACAGCCTGTTCAGCGACGGCGGGTTTAACAACATCATCGCCAACAACGCCCCGCTGCCGGTGACCTCTACCGCCGGGGGCGTCGACAGCTACACCCTGTATGGCCGCATCACCGGCGGGGGCAACAGCGTCACCGTGGTGCCCGGCACCTACACCGACACGATTAACGTCAGCGTCACCTATTAG
- the uspC gene encoding universal stress protein UspC: MSYSHILVSVSVSPESHQLVAKAVAIARPTQARITLVTLSADPEMYNQLAAPMLEDIRGVIQEETQQFLADLIARAEYPIAQTLCATGELSERIFDICQKQNVDLVICGNHNHSFFSRAACSAKTIVSNSKVDVLLIPLSAV; encoded by the coding sequence ATGAGTTACTCCCATATCCTTGTTTCTGTTTCTGTTTCCCCTGAAAGCCATCAACTGGTCGCCAAAGCGGTCGCGATCGCTCGTCCGACCCAGGCACGCATCACTCTGGTCACCCTTTCTGCCGATCCTGAGATGTACAACCAACTGGCCGCACCGATGCTGGAAGATATTCGTGGCGTTATTCAGGAGGAAACCCAGCAATTTCTGGCCGATCTTATTGCCCGCGCAGAATATCCCATTGCGCAAACACTCTGTGCGACAGGCGAATTAAGCGAGCGGATATTTGATATATGTCAAAAACAGAACGTAGACCTGGTGATATGCGGAAATCATAACCACAGCTTTTTTTCGCGTGCAGCCTGTTCCGCAAAAACAATAGTTAGCAACAGTAAAGTGGATGTGCTGTTAATTCCACTCAGCGCAGTTTAA